A part of Vespertiliibacter pulmonis genomic DNA contains:
- a CDS encoding phosphopentomutase: MKRVFIMMLDSFGIGYTEDAEKFGDKGANTLGHIAQQCAEGKADDHRRSGALKLPNMNKLGLGLAAKESSGEYPAGLTQDVQLAGGYCHAKEISSGKDTPSGHWEVAGVPVLFDWGYFPEHQNSFPQELLDKIVKRANLKGYLGNCHSSGTVILDELGEEHMRTGLPIFYTSADSVFQIACHEETYGLEKLYELCQIVREELEGYNIGRVIARPFIGKKAGEFSRTGNRKDYAVEPPSATVLQKLVEEKGGEVVSIGKIADIYAHTGITRKIKATGLPELFDRTLEEVKAAGNNTIVFTNFVNFDSDFGHRRDVAGYADALEYWDSRLPELLALIQDEDLLIITADHGCDPTWQGTDHTREHTPILLYGKDVAKQSYGRRETFADIGQTIANYFSLSPMDYGSTIIDFNK; this comes from the coding sequence ATGAAACGTGTATTTATTATGATGCTCGACTCTTTCGGTATTGGTTATACCGAAGATGCTGAAAAATTTGGTGATAAAGGGGCAAACACACTAGGACATATTGCACAACAATGTGCCGAAGGCAAAGCCGATGATCACCGCCGTTCAGGTGCTTTAAAACTACCAAATATGAATAAATTAGGTTTAGGTTTAGCTGCAAAAGAATCTAGCGGTGAATACCCAGCAGGACTGACACAAGATGTACAACTTGCAGGTGGATATTGCCATGCAAAAGAAATTTCATCAGGAAAAGATACTCCATCTGGCCACTGGGAAGTTGCTGGTGTACCAGTTCTATTTGATTGGGGATATTTCCCTGAACATCAAAATAGCTTTCCACAAGAACTATTAGATAAGATTGTAAAACGAGCTAATCTCAAAGGTTACTTAGGTAACTGCCATTCATCAGGCACCGTTATTTTAGATGAGCTAGGTGAAGAGCATATGCGTACAGGCTTACCTATTTTCTATACTTCTGCTGACTCAGTGTTCCAAATTGCTTGCCACGAAGAAACCTATGGTTTAGAAAAACTCTATGAACTTTGCCAAATTGTACGTGAAGAATTAGAAGGCTATAATATTGGGCGTGTTATTGCTCGTCCATTCATTGGAAAAAAGGCTGGTGAATTTAGCCGCACAGGTAATCGTAAAGATTATGCAGTTGAACCACCTTCAGCGACGGTATTACAAAAATTAGTTGAAGAAAAAGGTGGCGAAGTTGTTTCTATCGGTAAAATTGCCGATATTTACGCCCATACAGGTATTACTCGTAAAATCAAAGCAACAGGCTTGCCTGAACTCTTTGATCGCACCTTAGAAGAAGTAAAAGCTGCCGGAAATAACACCATTGTATTTACTAACTTCGTAAACTTCGACTCTGATTTTGGCCATCGCCGTGATGTTGCAGGCTATGCAGATGCACTTGAATATTGGGATAGCCGCTTACCTGAATTACTGGCATTGATTCAAGATGAAGATCTACTTATCATTACGGCCGATCACGGTTGTGATCCTACATGGCAAGGAACAGATCATACTCGTGAACATACACCAATCCTACTTTACGGCAAAGATGTTGCAAAACAATCTTACGGTCGCCGTGAAACATTTGCTGATATCGGACAGACTATCGCAAATTACTTTAGCCTATCACCAATGGATTATGGCTCTACAATTATTGATTTTAATAAATAA
- the deoD gene encoding purine-nucleoside phosphorylase, whose product MTPHINAPAGAFADVVLMPGDPLRAKYIAETFLENAELVTDVRNMFGYTGTYKGRKISVMGHGMGIPSCSIYAKELITEYGVKKIIRVGSCGAVRPDVKLREVIIGIGACTDSKVNRIRFKDNDFAAIADFDMAVAAVEAAKEKGINVRVGNLYSADLFYTPDVEMFDVMEKYGILGVEMEAAGIYGVASEFGAKALSICTVSDHIRTHEQTTAEERQLTFNDMIEIALESVLIGDKA is encoded by the coding sequence ATGACTCCACATATTAACGCACCTGCTGGTGCATTTGCTGATGTTGTTTTAATGCCAGGCGACCCACTTAGAGCAAAATATATTGCAGAAACATTTTTAGAGAATGCTGAATTAGTTACCGATGTCCGCAATATGTTCGGCTATACCGGCACCTATAAAGGGCGCAAAATTTCTGTAATGGGGCACGGAATGGGTATCCCATCTTGCTCAATTTATGCAAAAGAGCTGATTACTGAATATGGAGTGAAAAAAATTATCCGTGTTGGCTCTTGTGGTGCAGTTCGCCCAGATGTAAAACTACGTGAAGTAATTATCGGTATCGGAGCTTGCACTGATTCAAAAGTCAACCGTATCCGTTTTAAAGATAATGATTTCGCTGCTATTGCTGATTTTGATATGGCAGTTGCGGCAGTCGAAGCAGCAAAAGAAAAAGGGATTAACGTTCGTGTAGGTAACCTTTATTCAGCCGATCTATTCTATACACCAGACGTTGAAATGTTTGATGTAATGGAAAAATATGGCATTTTAGGAGTTGAAATGGAAGCCGCTGGTATTTATGGTGTAGCCTCAGAATTTGGAGCAAAAGCCTTATCTATCTGTACCGTTTCTGATCATATTCGTACTCATGAGCAAACAACCGCAGAAGAACGCCAATTAACTTTCAATGATATGATTGAAATTGCATTAGAATCAGTACTAATTGGTGATAAAGCCTAA
- the deoC gene encoding deoxyribose-phosphate aldolase: protein MNLKKIAQQALSLMDLTTLNDNDTDEKVISLCQQANTKFGSPAAICIYPRFIPIARKTLQAQGNNHTKIATVTNFPHGNEDIEIAVAETKAAIAYGADEVDVVLPYKALIAGNSEVGFELVSQCKAVCNTANVVLKVIIETGELKTETLIRQASEIAIKAGADFIKTSTGKVSVNATLESARIMLETIRDLNVAETVGFKAAGGVKTTEDAARYLEIAAQTLGDTWINTRHFRFGASSLLDNLLATLNDQQTNTETAGY from the coding sequence ATGAATTTAAAAAAAATTGCACAACAAGCCTTGTCTTTAATGGATTTAACCACATTAAATGATAATGATACAGATGAAAAAGTTATCTCGCTCTGTCAACAAGCTAATACTAAATTTGGTTCACCCGCTGCAATTTGTATTTATCCTCGCTTTATTCCAATTGCTCGGAAAACATTACAAGCACAGGGTAATAATCACACTAAAATTGCAACTGTTACAAATTTTCCTCATGGGAATGAAGATATTGAAATTGCAGTGGCTGAAACTAAAGCAGCCATTGCTTATGGTGCAGATGAAGTTGATGTTGTCCTCCCTTATAAAGCACTCATTGCAGGCAATAGTGAAGTAGGTTTTGAGCTTGTTAGCCAATGTAAAGCGGTATGCAATACAGCAAATGTTGTCCTAAAAGTGATTATTGAAACGGGAGAACTAAAAACTGAAACACTTATTCGCCAAGCAAGTGAAATTGCCATTAAAGCAGGCGCCGATTTTATTAAAACCTCAACAGGTAAAGTATCTGTTAATGCAACACTTGAATCCGCACGTATTATGCTTGAAACAATTCGTGATCTTAATGTTGCAGAAACTGTAGGCTTTAAAGCCGCAGGTGGTGTTAAAACAACAGAAGATGCAGCTAGATACTTGGAGATTGCAGCACAGACCCTCGGAGATACATGGATCAATACTAGACATTTCCGATTTGGCGCATCAAGTTTATTAGATAACTTATTAGCAACATTAAACGATCAGCAAACAAACACTGAAACTGCTGGTTATTAA
- the lpxC gene encoding UDP-3-O-acyl-N-acetylglucosamine deacetylase codes for MIKQRTLKQATKVTGIGLHSGKKVTLTLRPAPANTGIIYARTDLDPVVYFPASADAIRDTTLCTCMVNDEGVRISTVEHLNAAMSALGLDNLIVEVDAPEIPIMDGSASPFIYLLLDTGIEEQNALKKFIRIKETVRVEENDKWAEFKPYHNGLKLDFTIDFNHPMINKDVRHYQMEFSAQNFVQQLSRARTFTFMKDVEYLQSIGLALGGSLDNAIVFDEFRVLNEDGLRFKDELVRHKMLDAVGDLFMCGYNILGDFTAYKSGHGLNNKLLRAVLANQNAWEFVTFDDKAIVPQGYQAQEQVFI; via the coding sequence ATGATAAAGCAAAGAACTCTTAAACAAGCAACAAAAGTAACTGGAATTGGTTTACATAGTGGTAAAAAGGTAACGCTAACGTTACGCCCCGCACCAGCTAATACAGGAATTATTTATGCTCGTACGGATCTTGATCCTGTCGTTTATTTTCCTGCAAGTGCAGATGCTATCCGTGATACAACACTTTGTACCTGTATGGTCAATGATGAAGGAGTTCGTATTTCAACAGTAGAACACTTAAATGCAGCAATGTCTGCATTGGGTTTAGATAACTTAATTGTAGAAGTTGATGCTCCCGAAATTCCAATTATGGACGGAAGTGCAAGTCCTTTTATTTATCTTTTACTTGATACTGGTATTGAAGAACAAAATGCATTGAAGAAATTTATTCGTATCAAAGAAACTGTTCGAGTTGAAGAAAATGATAAATGGGCAGAGTTTAAGCCTTATCATAATGGGTTAAAGTTGGATTTTACAATTGATTTTAATCATCCGATGATTAATAAAGATGTTCGTCATTATCAAATGGAATTTTCAGCACAAAATTTTGTTCAACAATTAAGTCGTGCTCGTACCTTTACTTTTATGAAAGACGTTGAATATTTGCAGTCTATTGGTCTAGCATTAGGCGGTAGTTTAGATAATGCGATTGTATTTGATGAATTCCGTGTACTAAATGAAGATGGCTTACGTTTTAAAGATGAATTGGTTCGTCATAAAATGTTAGACGCTGTTGGTGATTTATTTATGTGTGGTTATAATATTCTAGGCGATTTTACTGCATATAAATCAGGGCACGGGTTGAATAATAAATTACTAAGAGCTGTATTAGCAAATCAAAATGCGTGGGAATTTGTAACCTTCGATGATAAAGCTATTGTGCCACAAGGTTATCAAGCTCAAGAACAAGTATTTATCTAA